A single genomic interval of Halichondria panicea chromosome 2, odHalPani1.1, whole genome shotgun sequence harbors:
- the LOC135331877 gene encoding uncharacterized protein LOC135331877 isoform X2 gives MENLQEIENYLRKGEYPPTINSKTEKANFRRKCRQNFKFENGSLYYKKHTKAADAADWRICVRSNEEKSRILEDCHAGTAGGHFGRDRTIDKICSRFYWKSMVEEIREYVKNCSQCQRMNPAFVKTNAKLHPISVQPKVWHQVGIDLIGPLPITPNGSKYVVTLVDYFSKWAEAAPLPDKTAFGVAMFLYNLFCRFGFCEVLISDQGREFVNQVNTELFRFTGTEHRVTSAYHPQTNGLTERFNQTLQTALLKYVNDSQTDWDYHLPAILFAYRTSKQKATKYSPFELMFCRKPVLPIQLELGSEGELEQSWDISAIMTHARAVTKLKDDIHSKAKKNIDNAQEKDKMYYDRKHADKRVFKTGTLVWLRNSARECKKGDKLKPRWLGPYTVVECLDKGVFKIANPKTGKTLKKAVNQQRLKHYHGSDSEKPIFDQHSSLSDPSELSDNHHDESLDQFNPSLTSTPMKDPSKLWEKNCDFPSSHKPDAPSSHKPAAPSSHKPDVPSSHKPAAPSSHKPDVPSSHKPAAPSSHKPDVPSSHKPDVPSSHKPAAPSSHKPDVPSSHKPAAPSSHKPDVPSSHKPDAHSSRKRDAPFSQVKTASSMEPPLKKQRTTQSVTRKNSSYWVKDLDLRTGDKDVVLAESGMLSDRHMYAAHKLMRMQFPNIEGCYSTLLVQKMSFPAVTSSEATAVQIFFVTERHHWIATALIKGELFLFDSCFQYGKDLEPSAELQIAQMYKPLIAHNGLLLSVASIQQQSSGSNNCGLFAIAAAYHALQGDNLDTITLNEDKMRPHLVRCFENEKLRRFPKSKDVSSRKRPERFSSIVITIYCPCLRPDCYDEMVQCDTCTVWYHYKCVRIKVSPLGDWFCPTCRSR, from the exons ATGGAGAATTTACAAGAGATTGAAAACTATTTACGAAAAGGAGAATACCCTCCTACTATTAACAGCAAAACAGAGAAGGCAAACTTTAGAAGAAAATGCAGGCAGAACTTTAAGTTTGAAAATGGTAGCCTATATTACAAGAAGCACACCAAAGCTGCTGATGCAGCTGACTGGAGGATATGTGTGCGCAGCAATGAGGAGAAATCAAGAATCCTCGAAGATTGCCatgcag gaacagCTGGTGGCCACTTTGGAAGAGATAGAACTATAGACAAGATATGTTCTAGATTCTACTGGAAGTCGATGGTGGAGGAGATTCGAGAGTATGTAAAGAACTGCAGCCAGTGCCAGAGAATGAACCCAGCATTTGTAAAGACAAATGCCAAACTCCATCCGATATCTGTACAACCCAAAGTCTGGCATCAG GTTGGCATAGACTTGATAGGACCTTTGCCGATTACACCCAATGGCAGCAAATATGTGGTAACATTGGTCGATTATTTTAGCAAATGGGCTGAAGCAGCCCCACTCCCTGACAAAACTGCATTTGGAGTGGCAATGTTCCTGTACAACTTGTTTTGTCG GTTTGGGTTTTGTGAGGTGCTGATATCGGACCAAGGCCGTGAGTTTGTTAATCAGGTCAACACAGAGCTTTTTCGATTCACTGGAACAGAGCACAGGGTCACTTCAGCTTACCACCCACAAACCAACGGGCTAACTGAACGTTTCAATCAAACACTTCAAACAGCACTACTCAAATATGTGAATGACTCACAGACCGACTGGGACTACCACTTGCCCGCTATTCTCTTTGCTTATAGGACGAGTAAGCAAAAGGCAACGAAGTATTCACCTTTCGAGTTGATGTTCTGTCG GAAACCTGTACTCCCTATTCAACTGGAGTTAGGCAGCGAGGGTgaacttgagcagagctgggACATTAGTGCCATTATGACCCATGCTCGAGCTGTTACAAAGTTAAAGGATGATATCCACAGCAAAGCCAAGAAGAACATTGACAATGCCCAAGAAAAGGACAAGATGTACTATGATCGGAAGCATGCAGACAAGAGG gtgtttAAGACTGGGACTTTGGTCTGGCTGAGGAATTCAGCCAGGGAATGTAAGAAGGGAGACAAGCTGAAGCCTCGGTGGTTAGGCCCATACACGGTGGTGGAGTGCTTGGACAAGGGAGTCTTTAAGATTGCCAACCCTAAGACTGGAAAGACCTTAAAAAAGGCTGTTAACCAACAGCGGTTAAAGCATTACCATGGCTCAGACTCCGAAAAACCTATCTTTGATCAACATAGTTCTCTCTCGGATCCTTCCGAATTATCAGACAACCATCACGATGAATCTCTCGATCAGTTTAACCCTTCTTTGACGAGTACTCCTATGAAAGACCCAAGCAAG CTGTGGGAAAAAAATTGTGATTTTCCCTcttctcacaagccagacgccccctcctctcacaagccagccgctccctcctctcacaagccagacgtcccctcctctcacaagccagccgctccctcctctcacaagccagacgtcccctcctctcacaagccagccgctccctcctctcacaagccagacgtcccctcctctcacaagccagacgtcccctcctctcacaagccagccgctccctcctctcacaagccagacgtcccctcctctcacaagccagccgctccctcctctcacaagccagacgtcccctcctctcacaagccagatgcTCACTCCTCTCGCAAGCGAGACGCCCCCTTCTCTCAGGTTAAGACTGCATCCTCTATGGAGCCACCTTTGAAGAAGCAAAGGACTACTCAATCTGTAACAAGAAag aattcaagttactGGGTGAAGGATTTGGACCTGAGGACGGGAGACAAGGATGTAGTTCTTGCTGAGAGCGGGATGCTTTCTGACCGTCATATGTATGCTGCGCACAAACTGATGCGAATGCAATTTCCAAATATTGAAGGCTGTTATTCTACTCTTCTGGTTCAGAAGATGTCCTTTCCTGCAGTCACTAGTAGTGAAGCCACAG CCGTGCAGATATTCTTTGTAACAGAGAGGCATCACTGGATTGCGACAGCACTCATCAAGGGGGAACTTTTCCTCTTTGATAGCTGCTTCCAATATGGGAAAGACCTGGAGCCAAGTGCTGAGCTGCAAATCGCACAGATGTATAAGCCTTTAATAGCGCACAATGGGCTGTTACTATCTGTGGCCtccattcaacagcagagcagTGGCAGTAACAACTGTGGTTTGTTTGCAATTGCCGCTGCATACCACGCATTGCAAGGAGACAATCTGGATACCATCACCCTAAATGAAGACAAAATGAGGCCACATCTTGTGCGTTGCTTTGAAAATGAGAAACTCAGAAGATTTCCAAAGTCAAAAGATGTTAGTAGCCGCAAGAGACCAGAAAGATTTTCCAGCATAGTAATTACGAtatactgcccttgtctcCGCCCTGACTGTTATGATGAAATGGTCCAGTGCgacacatgtactgtgtggtatcattataaatgtgttCGTATTAAAGTATCTCCACTTGGAGATTGGTTTTGTCCtacttgtagatctagatag
- the LOC135331877 gene encoding uncharacterized protein LOC135331877 isoform X4, which produces MENLQEIENYLRKGEYPPTINSKTEKANFRRKCRQNFKFENGSLYYKKHTKAADAADWRICVRSNEEKSRILEDCHAGTAGGHFGRDRTIDKICSRFYWKSMVEEIREYVKNCSQCQRMNPAFVKTNAKLHPISVQPKVWHQVGIDLIGPLPITPNGSKYVVTLVDYFSKWAEAAPLPDKTAFGVAMFLYNLFCRFGFCEVLISDQGREFVNQVNTELFRFTGTEHRVTSAYHPQTNGLTERFNQTLQTALLKYVNDSQTDWDYHLPAILFAYRTSKQKATKYSPFELMFCRKPVLPIQLELGSEGELEQSWDISAIMTHARAVTKLKDDIHSKAKKNIDNAQEKDKMYYDRKHADKRVFKTGTLVWLRNSARECKKGDKLKPRWLGPYTVVECLDKGVFKIANPKTGKTLKKAVNQQRLKHYHGSDSEKPIFDQHSSLSDPSELSDNHHDESLDQFNPSLTSTPMKDPSKKLWEKNCDFPSSHKPDAPSSHKPAAPSSHKPDVPSSHKPAAPSSHKPDVPSSHKPAAPSSHKPDVPSSHKPDVPSSHKPAAPSSHKPDVPSSHKPAAPSSHKPDVPSSHKPDAHSSRKRDAPFSQVKTASSMEPPLKKQRTTQSVTRKNSSYWVKDLDLRTGDKDVVLAESGMLSDRHMYAAHKLMRMQFPNIEGCYSTLLVQKMSFPAVTSSEATERHHWIATALIKGELFLFDSCFQYGKDLEPSAELQIAQMYKPLIAHNGLLLSVASIQQQSSGSNNCGLFAIAAAYHALQGDNLDTITLNEDKMRPHLVRCFENEKLRRFPKSKDVSSRKRPERFSSIVITIYCPCLRPDCYDEMVQCDTCTVWYHYKCVRIKVSPLGDWFCPTCRSR; this is translated from the exons ATGGAGAATTTACAAGAGATTGAAAACTATTTACGAAAAGGAGAATACCCTCCTACTATTAACAGCAAAACAGAGAAGGCAAACTTTAGAAGAAAATGCAGGCAGAACTTTAAGTTTGAAAATGGTAGCCTATATTACAAGAAGCACACCAAAGCTGCTGATGCAGCTGACTGGAGGATATGTGTGCGCAGCAATGAGGAGAAATCAAGAATCCTCGAAGATTGCCatgcag gaacagCTGGTGGCCACTTTGGAAGAGATAGAACTATAGACAAGATATGTTCTAGATTCTACTGGAAGTCGATGGTGGAGGAGATTCGAGAGTATGTAAAGAACTGCAGCCAGTGCCAGAGAATGAACCCAGCATTTGTAAAGACAAATGCCAAACTCCATCCGATATCTGTACAACCCAAAGTCTGGCATCAG GTTGGCATAGACTTGATAGGACCTTTGCCGATTACACCCAATGGCAGCAAATATGTGGTAACATTGGTCGATTATTTTAGCAAATGGGCTGAAGCAGCCCCACTCCCTGACAAAACTGCATTTGGAGTGGCAATGTTCCTGTACAACTTGTTTTGTCG GTTTGGGTTTTGTGAGGTGCTGATATCGGACCAAGGCCGTGAGTTTGTTAATCAGGTCAACACAGAGCTTTTTCGATTCACTGGAACAGAGCACAGGGTCACTTCAGCTTACCACCCACAAACCAACGGGCTAACTGAACGTTTCAATCAAACACTTCAAACAGCACTACTCAAATATGTGAATGACTCACAGACCGACTGGGACTACCACTTGCCCGCTATTCTCTTTGCTTATAGGACGAGTAAGCAAAAGGCAACGAAGTATTCACCTTTCGAGTTGATGTTCTGTCG GAAACCTGTACTCCCTATTCAACTGGAGTTAGGCAGCGAGGGTgaacttgagcagagctgggACATTAGTGCCATTATGACCCATGCTCGAGCTGTTACAAAGTTAAAGGATGATATCCACAGCAAAGCCAAGAAGAACATTGACAATGCCCAAGAAAAGGACAAGATGTACTATGATCGGAAGCATGCAGACAAGAGG gtgtttAAGACTGGGACTTTGGTCTGGCTGAGGAATTCAGCCAGGGAATGTAAGAAGGGAGACAAGCTGAAGCCTCGGTGGTTAGGCCCATACACGGTGGTGGAGTGCTTGGACAAGGGAGTCTTTAAGATTGCCAACCCTAAGACTGGAAAGACCTTAAAAAAGGCTGTTAACCAACAGCGGTTAAAGCATTACCATGGCTCAGACTCCGAAAAACCTATCTTTGATCAACATAGTTCTCTCTCGGATCCTTCCGAATTATCAGACAACCATCACGATGAATCTCTCGATCAGTTTAACCCTTCTTTGACGAGTACTCCTATGAAAGACCCAAGCAAG AAGCTGTGGGAAAAAAATTGTGATTTTCCCTcttctcacaagccagacgccccctcctctcacaagccagccgctccctcctctcacaagccagacgtcccctcctctcacaagccagccgctccctcctctcacaagccagacgtcccctcctctcacaagccagccgctccctcctctcacaagccagacgtcccctcctctcacaagccagacgtcccctcctctcacaagccagccgctccctcctctcacaagccagacgtcccctcctctcacaagccagccgctccctcctctcacaagccagacgtcccctcctctcacaagccagatgcTCACTCCTCTCGCAAGCGAGACGCCCCCTTCTCTCAGGTTAAGACTGCATCCTCTATGGAGCCACCTTTGAAGAAGCAAAGGACTACTCAATCTGTAACAAGAAag aattcaagttactGGGTGAAGGATTTGGACCTGAGGACGGGAGACAAGGATGTAGTTCTTGCTGAGAGCGGGATGCTTTCTGACCGTCATATGTATGCTGCGCACAAACTGATGCGAATGCAATTTCCAAATATTGAAGGCTGTTATTCTACTCTTCTGGTTCAGAAGATGTCCTTTCCTGCAGTCACTAGTAGTGAAGCCACAG AGAGGCATCACTGGATTGCGACAGCACTCATCAAGGGGGAACTTTTCCTCTTTGATAGCTGCTTCCAATATGGGAAAGACCTGGAGCCAAGTGCTGAGCTGCAAATCGCACAGATGTATAAGCCTTTAATAGCGCACAATGGGCTGTTACTATCTGTGGCCtccattcaacagcagagcagTGGCAGTAACAACTGTGGTTTGTTTGCAATTGCCGCTGCATACCACGCATTGCAAGGAGACAATCTGGATACCATCACCCTAAATGAAGACAAAATGAGGCCACATCTTGTGCGTTGCTTTGAAAATGAGAAACTCAGAAGATTTCCAAAGTCAAAAGATGTTAGTAGCCGCAAGAGACCAGAAAGATTTTCCAGCATAGTAATTACGAtatactgcccttgtctcCGCCCTGACTGTTATGATGAAATGGTCCAGTGCgacacatgtactgtgtggtatcattataaatgtgttCGTATTAAAGTATCTCCACTTGGAGATTGGTTTTGTCCtacttgtagatctagatag
- the LOC135331877 gene encoding uncharacterized protein LOC135331877 isoform X1 → MENLQEIENYLRKGEYPPTINSKTEKANFRRKCRQNFKFENGSLYYKKHTKAADAADWRICVRSNEEKSRILEDCHAGTAGGHFGRDRTIDKICSRFYWKSMVEEIREYVKNCSQCQRMNPAFVKTNAKLHPISVQPKVWHQVGIDLIGPLPITPNGSKYVVTLVDYFSKWAEAAPLPDKTAFGVAMFLYNLFCRFGFCEVLISDQGREFVNQVNTELFRFTGTEHRVTSAYHPQTNGLTERFNQTLQTALLKYVNDSQTDWDYHLPAILFAYRTSKQKATKYSPFELMFCRKPVLPIQLELGSEGELEQSWDISAIMTHARAVTKLKDDIHSKAKKNIDNAQEKDKMYYDRKHADKRVFKTGTLVWLRNSARECKKGDKLKPRWLGPYTVVECLDKGVFKIANPKTGKTLKKAVNQQRLKHYHGSDSEKPIFDQHSSLSDPSELSDNHHDESLDQFNPSLTSTPMKDPSKKLWEKNCDFPSSHKPDAPSSHKPAAPSSHKPDVPSSHKPAAPSSHKPDVPSSHKPAAPSSHKPDVPSSHKPDVPSSHKPAAPSSHKPDVPSSHKPAAPSSHKPDVPSSHKPDAHSSRKRDAPFSQVKTASSMEPPLKKQRTTQSVTRKNSSYWVKDLDLRTGDKDVVLAESGMLSDRHMYAAHKLMRMQFPNIEGCYSTLLVQKMSFPAVTSSEATAVQIFFVTERHHWIATALIKGELFLFDSCFQYGKDLEPSAELQIAQMYKPLIAHNGLLLSVASIQQQSSGSNNCGLFAIAAAYHALQGDNLDTITLNEDKMRPHLVRCFENEKLRRFPKSKDVSSRKRPERFSSIVITIYCPCLRPDCYDEMVQCDTCTVWYHYKCVRIKVSPLGDWFCPTCRSR, encoded by the exons ATGGAGAATTTACAAGAGATTGAAAACTATTTACGAAAAGGAGAATACCCTCCTACTATTAACAGCAAAACAGAGAAGGCAAACTTTAGAAGAAAATGCAGGCAGAACTTTAAGTTTGAAAATGGTAGCCTATATTACAAGAAGCACACCAAAGCTGCTGATGCAGCTGACTGGAGGATATGTGTGCGCAGCAATGAGGAGAAATCAAGAATCCTCGAAGATTGCCatgcag gaacagCTGGTGGCCACTTTGGAAGAGATAGAACTATAGACAAGATATGTTCTAGATTCTACTGGAAGTCGATGGTGGAGGAGATTCGAGAGTATGTAAAGAACTGCAGCCAGTGCCAGAGAATGAACCCAGCATTTGTAAAGACAAATGCCAAACTCCATCCGATATCTGTACAACCCAAAGTCTGGCATCAG GTTGGCATAGACTTGATAGGACCTTTGCCGATTACACCCAATGGCAGCAAATATGTGGTAACATTGGTCGATTATTTTAGCAAATGGGCTGAAGCAGCCCCACTCCCTGACAAAACTGCATTTGGAGTGGCAATGTTCCTGTACAACTTGTTTTGTCG GTTTGGGTTTTGTGAGGTGCTGATATCGGACCAAGGCCGTGAGTTTGTTAATCAGGTCAACACAGAGCTTTTTCGATTCACTGGAACAGAGCACAGGGTCACTTCAGCTTACCACCCACAAACCAACGGGCTAACTGAACGTTTCAATCAAACACTTCAAACAGCACTACTCAAATATGTGAATGACTCACAGACCGACTGGGACTACCACTTGCCCGCTATTCTCTTTGCTTATAGGACGAGTAAGCAAAAGGCAACGAAGTATTCACCTTTCGAGTTGATGTTCTGTCG GAAACCTGTACTCCCTATTCAACTGGAGTTAGGCAGCGAGGGTgaacttgagcagagctgggACATTAGTGCCATTATGACCCATGCTCGAGCTGTTACAAAGTTAAAGGATGATATCCACAGCAAAGCCAAGAAGAACATTGACAATGCCCAAGAAAAGGACAAGATGTACTATGATCGGAAGCATGCAGACAAGAGG gtgtttAAGACTGGGACTTTGGTCTGGCTGAGGAATTCAGCCAGGGAATGTAAGAAGGGAGACAAGCTGAAGCCTCGGTGGTTAGGCCCATACACGGTGGTGGAGTGCTTGGACAAGGGAGTCTTTAAGATTGCCAACCCTAAGACTGGAAAGACCTTAAAAAAGGCTGTTAACCAACAGCGGTTAAAGCATTACCATGGCTCAGACTCCGAAAAACCTATCTTTGATCAACATAGTTCTCTCTCGGATCCTTCCGAATTATCAGACAACCATCACGATGAATCTCTCGATCAGTTTAACCCTTCTTTGACGAGTACTCCTATGAAAGACCCAAGCAAG AAGCTGTGGGAAAAAAATTGTGATTTTCCCTcttctcacaagccagacgccccctcctctcacaagccagccgctccctcctctcacaagccagacgtcccctcctctcacaagccagccgctccctcctctcacaagccagacgtcccctcctctcacaagccagccgctccctcctctcacaagccagacgtcccctcctctcacaagccagacgtcccctcctctcacaagccagccgctccctcctctcacaagccagacgtcccctcctctcacaagccagccgctccctcctctcacaagccagacgtcccctcctctcacaagccagatgcTCACTCCTCTCGCAAGCGAGACGCCCCCTTCTCTCAGGTTAAGACTGCATCCTCTATGGAGCCACCTTTGAAGAAGCAAAGGACTACTCAATCTGTAACAAGAAag aattcaagttactGGGTGAAGGATTTGGACCTGAGGACGGGAGACAAGGATGTAGTTCTTGCTGAGAGCGGGATGCTTTCTGACCGTCATATGTATGCTGCGCACAAACTGATGCGAATGCAATTTCCAAATATTGAAGGCTGTTATTCTACTCTTCTGGTTCAGAAGATGTCCTTTCCTGCAGTCACTAGTAGTGAAGCCACAG CCGTGCAGATATTCTTTGTAACAGAGAGGCATCACTGGATTGCGACAGCACTCATCAAGGGGGAACTTTTCCTCTTTGATAGCTGCTTCCAATATGGGAAAGACCTGGAGCCAAGTGCTGAGCTGCAAATCGCACAGATGTATAAGCCTTTAATAGCGCACAATGGGCTGTTACTATCTGTGGCCtccattcaacagcagagcagTGGCAGTAACAACTGTGGTTTGTTTGCAATTGCCGCTGCATACCACGCATTGCAAGGAGACAATCTGGATACCATCACCCTAAATGAAGACAAAATGAGGCCACATCTTGTGCGTTGCTTTGAAAATGAGAAACTCAGAAGATTTCCAAAGTCAAAAGATGTTAGTAGCCGCAAGAGACCAGAAAGATTTTCCAGCATAGTAATTACGAtatactgcccttgtctcCGCCCTGACTGTTATGATGAAATGGTCCAGTGCgacacatgtactgtgtggtatcattataaatgtgttCGTATTAAAGTATCTCCACTTGGAGATTGGTTTTGTCCtacttgtagatctagatag
- the LOC135331877 gene encoding uncharacterized protein LOC135331877 isoform X3: MENLQEIENYLRKGEYPPTINSKTEKANFRRKCRQNFKFENGSLYYKKHTKAADAADWRICVRSNEEKSRILEDCHAAGGHFGRDRTIDKICSRFYWKSMVEEIREYVKNCSQCQRMNPAFVKTNAKLHPISVQPKVWHQVGIDLIGPLPITPNGSKYVVTLVDYFSKWAEAAPLPDKTAFGVAMFLYNLFCRFGFCEVLISDQGREFVNQVNTELFRFTGTEHRVTSAYHPQTNGLTERFNQTLQTALLKYVNDSQTDWDYHLPAILFAYRTSKQKATKYSPFELMFCRKPVLPIQLELGSEGELEQSWDISAIMTHARAVTKLKDDIHSKAKKNIDNAQEKDKMYYDRKHADKRVFKTGTLVWLRNSARECKKGDKLKPRWLGPYTVVECLDKGVFKIANPKTGKTLKKAVNQQRLKHYHGSDSEKPIFDQHSSLSDPSELSDNHHDESLDQFNPSLTSTPMKDPSKKLWEKNCDFPSSHKPDAPSSHKPAAPSSHKPDVPSSHKPAAPSSHKPDVPSSHKPAAPSSHKPDVPSSHKPDVPSSHKPAAPSSHKPDVPSSHKPAAPSSHKPDVPSSHKPDAHSSRKRDAPFSQVKTASSMEPPLKKQRTTQSVTRKNSSYWVKDLDLRTGDKDVVLAESGMLSDRHMYAAHKLMRMQFPNIEGCYSTLLVQKMSFPAVTSSEATAVQIFFVTERHHWIATALIKGELFLFDSCFQYGKDLEPSAELQIAQMYKPLIAHNGLLLSVASIQQQSSGSNNCGLFAIAAAYHALQGDNLDTITLNEDKMRPHLVRCFENEKLRRFPKSKDVSSRKRPERFSSIVITIYCPCLRPDCYDEMVQCDTCTVWYHYKCVRIKVSPLGDWFCPTCRSR; encoded by the exons ATGGAGAATTTACAAGAGATTGAAAACTATTTACGAAAAGGAGAATACCCTCCTACTATTAACAGCAAAACAGAGAAGGCAAACTTTAGAAGAAAATGCAGGCAGAACTTTAAGTTTGAAAATGGTAGCCTATATTACAAGAAGCACACCAAAGCTGCTGATGCAGCTGACTGGAGGATATGTGTGCGCAGCAATGAGGAGAAATCAAGAATCCTCGAAGATTGCCatgcag CTGGTGGCCACTTTGGAAGAGATAGAACTATAGACAAGATATGTTCTAGATTCTACTGGAAGTCGATGGTGGAGGAGATTCGAGAGTATGTAAAGAACTGCAGCCAGTGCCAGAGAATGAACCCAGCATTTGTAAAGACAAATGCCAAACTCCATCCGATATCTGTACAACCCAAAGTCTGGCATCAG GTTGGCATAGACTTGATAGGACCTTTGCCGATTACACCCAATGGCAGCAAATATGTGGTAACATTGGTCGATTATTTTAGCAAATGGGCTGAAGCAGCCCCACTCCCTGACAAAACTGCATTTGGAGTGGCAATGTTCCTGTACAACTTGTTTTGTCG GTTTGGGTTTTGTGAGGTGCTGATATCGGACCAAGGCCGTGAGTTTGTTAATCAGGTCAACACAGAGCTTTTTCGATTCACTGGAACAGAGCACAGGGTCACTTCAGCTTACCACCCACAAACCAACGGGCTAACTGAACGTTTCAATCAAACACTTCAAACAGCACTACTCAAATATGTGAATGACTCACAGACCGACTGGGACTACCACTTGCCCGCTATTCTCTTTGCTTATAGGACGAGTAAGCAAAAGGCAACGAAGTATTCACCTTTCGAGTTGATGTTCTGTCG GAAACCTGTACTCCCTATTCAACTGGAGTTAGGCAGCGAGGGTgaacttgagcagagctgggACATTAGTGCCATTATGACCCATGCTCGAGCTGTTACAAAGTTAAAGGATGATATCCACAGCAAAGCCAAGAAGAACATTGACAATGCCCAAGAAAAGGACAAGATGTACTATGATCGGAAGCATGCAGACAAGAGG gtgtttAAGACTGGGACTTTGGTCTGGCTGAGGAATTCAGCCAGGGAATGTAAGAAGGGAGACAAGCTGAAGCCTCGGTGGTTAGGCCCATACACGGTGGTGGAGTGCTTGGACAAGGGAGTCTTTAAGATTGCCAACCCTAAGACTGGAAAGACCTTAAAAAAGGCTGTTAACCAACAGCGGTTAAAGCATTACCATGGCTCAGACTCCGAAAAACCTATCTTTGATCAACATAGTTCTCTCTCGGATCCTTCCGAATTATCAGACAACCATCACGATGAATCTCTCGATCAGTTTAACCCTTCTTTGACGAGTACTCCTATGAAAGACCCAAGCAAG AAGCTGTGGGAAAAAAATTGTGATTTTCCCTcttctcacaagccagacgccccctcctctcacaagccagccgctccctcctctcacaagccagacgtcccctcctctcacaagccagccgctccctcctctcacaagccagacgtcccctcctctcacaagccagccgctccctcctctcacaagccagacgtcccctcctctcacaagccagacgtcccctcctctcacaagccagccgctccctcctctcacaagccagacgtcccctcctctcacaagccagccgctccctcctctcacaagccagacgtcccctcctctcacaagccagatgcTCACTCCTCTCGCAAGCGAGACGCCCCCTTCTCTCAGGTTAAGACTGCATCCTCTATGGAGCCACCTTTGAAGAAGCAAAGGACTACTCAATCTGTAACAAGAAag aattcaagttactGGGTGAAGGATTTGGACCTGAGGACGGGAGACAAGGATGTAGTTCTTGCTGAGAGCGGGATGCTTTCTGACCGTCATATGTATGCTGCGCACAAACTGATGCGAATGCAATTTCCAAATATTGAAGGCTGTTATTCTACTCTTCTGGTTCAGAAGATGTCCTTTCCTGCAGTCACTAGTAGTGAAGCCACAG CCGTGCAGATATTCTTTGTAACAGAGAGGCATCACTGGATTGCGACAGCACTCATCAAGGGGGAACTTTTCCTCTTTGATAGCTGCTTCCAATATGGGAAAGACCTGGAGCCAAGTGCTGAGCTGCAAATCGCACAGATGTATAAGCCTTTAATAGCGCACAATGGGCTGTTACTATCTGTGGCCtccattcaacagcagagcagTGGCAGTAACAACTGTGGTTTGTTTGCAATTGCCGCTGCATACCACGCATTGCAAGGAGACAATCTGGATACCATCACCCTAAATGAAGACAAAATGAGGCCACATCTTGTGCGTTGCTTTGAAAATGAGAAACTCAGAAGATTTCCAAAGTCAAAAGATGTTAGTAGCCGCAAGAGACCAGAAAGATTTTCCAGCATAGTAATTACGAtatactgcccttgtctcCGCCCTGACTGTTATGATGAAATGGTCCAGTGCgacacatgtactgtgtggtatcattataaatgtgttCGTATTAAAGTATCTCCACTTGGAGATTGGTTTTGTCCtacttgtagatctagatag